A genome region from Prionailurus bengalensis isolate Pbe53 chromosome B4, Fcat_Pben_1.1_paternal_pri, whole genome shotgun sequence includes the following:
- the LOC122473067 gene encoding cationic amino acid transporter 3-like has translation MLRRALRRFGQMLVRRCTLEEKKTEPTPLRWLSTLDLVALGIDYTLGAGVYFLAGEVASNQAGPATVICFLVAALSCALAGLCYAEFAVRVPHSGSAYLYSYVTIGELWAFITGWNFILSYVAGTASVARAWTRAFDYLIGNQISQTLHESILLNVQQVLAEYPNFFAMGLVLLLTGVLALRARESVLFTKVITLVSLLILVFVIISGFFKGELHNWKLTEEDYVKAGLNDTLSLGPLGSGGFVPFGFEGILRGAATCFYAFIGFDNIVTRAEEAQNPQRSICMGIVISLFICFLMYFCVTSALTLMVPYYQLQPGSPLPEAFLYIGWAPAYYVVAIGALCTLFTTILNDMFSARWVISVMAKDGLLFHVLARTHTSRHIPIVATVVLGIMAAVIAFFFELIHLVDFMSIGTLFTHSLVAICILILRYQPKVKNGGNEAEVWEENGPAAEQLTLQELLFTDSSTPTPLSGRVVYVCSSLLVLLLTLLCLVLAWWPVLLSGDPVWISVVVVLLVLITGITGVIWRQPQSSNPLPFKVPALPLLPLLSVFVNVCLMMQMTADTWARFGVSMLIGFAIYFSYGIQHSRVANPT, from the coding sequence ATGCTGCGTCGGGCACTTCGCAGATTTGGTCAAATGCTGGTACGCAGATGTAcgctggaggaaaagaaaactgaacctACCCCTCTCAGATGGCTAAGCACTTTGGATTTAGTGGCCCTGGGTATAGACTACACTCTGGGTGCAGGTGTGTATTTCCTGGCTGGCGAAGTGGCCAGCAATCAAGCAGGACCAGCCACTGTGATCTGCTTTTTGGTGGCTGCCCTATCTTGTGCATTGGCTGGGCTGTGCTATGCAGAGTTTGCTGTCCGGGTTCCCCATTCTGGCTCTGCATATCTCTACAGCTATGTCACTATAGGTGAACTCTGGGCTTTCATCACTGGCTGGAACTTCATCCTCTCCTATGTTGCTGGCACAGCCAGTGTAGCTCGGGCATGGACAAGAGCTTTTGACTACCTGATTGGGAACCAGATCTCTCAGACCCTGCATGAGAGTATCTTACTGAATGTTCAACAGGTACTTGCAGAATATCCAAACTTCTTTGCTATGGGTCTGGTGTTGTTGCTCACCGGAGTGCTGGCTCTGAGGGCTAGGGAGTCAGTACTGTTTACCAAGGTGATCACATTGGTGAGCCTTTTGATTCTTGTCTTTGTCATCATCTCTGGATTCTTTAAGGGAGAACTGCACAACTGGAAGCTCACAGAAGAGGACTACGTAAAGGCTGGACTCAATGACACATTAAGCTTGGGCCCCCTGGGTTCTGGAGGATTTGTGCCTTTTGGCTTTGAGGGGATTCTCCGTGGAGCAGCTACctgtttctatgcatttataGGTTTTGACAATATTGTTACCAGAGCTGAGGAAGCCCAGAATCCCCAGCGTTCCATCTGCATGGGCAttgtgatttcactgttcatctgctttttgatgtatttttgtGTCACTTCAGCACTTACACTTATGGTGCCTTACTACCAGCTCCAACCTGGGAGCCCTTTGCCTGAGGCATTTCTATATATTGGCTGGGCCCCTGCCTACTATGTTGTGGCTATTGGAGCTCTCTGCACTCTTTTCACTACAATCTTGAATGATATGTTCTCTGCACGTTGGGTGATCTCTGTGATGGCAAAGGATGGCCTCCTGTTCCATGTCCTTGCCAGGACCCACACCAGCAGACATATCCCCATTGTGGCCACGGTGGTCTTGGGCATTATGGCAGCAGtcattgctttcttctttgaACTCATTCATCTTGTGGACTTCATGTCCATTGGGACCCTGTTTACTCACTCCCTGGTAGCTATTTGTATCCTCATCCTCAGGTATCAGCCCAAGGTGAAGAATGGGGGAAATGAAGCAGAGGTGTGGGAGGAGAATGGACCTGCAGCAGAGCAGCTGACTCTACAGGAACTACTTTTCACAGACagctccacccccactccactcTCTGGCCGGGTTGTCTATGTTTGCTCCTCACTGCTTGTTCTGCTGCTCACTCTTCTTTGCCTGGTGCTGGCCTGGTGGCCAGTTCTGCTTTCTGGAGACCCAGTGTGGATTTCAGTGGTTGTGGTGCTCCTGGTGCTCATCACTGGGATCACTGGGGTCATCTGGAGACAGCCGCAGAGCTCCAATCCCCTTCCCTTTAaggtccctgctctgcctctcctcccactaCTGAGTGTCTTTGTGAATGTTTGCCTTATGATGCAGATGACAGCTGACACCTGGGCCCGATTTGGTGTCTCCATGCTGATTGGGTTTGCTATCTACTTCAGCTATGGGATCCAGCACAGCCGAGTCGCTAACCCCACTTAA